From a region of the Coffea arabica cultivar ET-39 chromosome 3e, Coffea Arabica ET-39 HiFi, whole genome shotgun sequence genome:
- the LOC113734660 gene encoding auxin-induced protein PCNT115-like, with product MAASEEVKVPRIKLGSQGFEVSAQGLGCMGMSAFYGPPKPEPDMIKLIHHAISRGITHLDTSDMYGPHTNEILIGKALKEGIRAKVELATKFAISYQDGKFDVRGDPAYVRACCEASLKRLDVDCIDLYYQHRIDTRVPIEVTIGELKKLVEEGKIKYIGLSEASASTIRRAHAVHPITAVQLEWSLWARDVEEEIISTCRELGIGIVAYSPLGRGFFSSGPKLVENLAEGDCRKDMPRFQAENLEHNKNLYERVNAIASRKGCTPSQLALAWVHHQGNDVCPIPGTTKIENLNQNIGALSVKLSAEEMAELESIASAGVKGDRYGPGLGTWQTSETPPLSTWKRT from the exons ATGGCGGCATCAGAAGAAGTGAAAGTGCCAAGAATCAAGCTGGGGTCGCAAGGTTTTGAAGTTTCAGCTCAAGGGCTGGGCTGCATGGGCATGTCAGCCTTCTACGGGCCGCCAAAGCCCGAGCCTGATATGATCAAACTCATCCACCATGCTATTAGCAGAGGCATCACCCATCTTGACACCTCCGATATGTATGGACCTCACACCAACGAAATACTCATTGGCAAG GCCTTGAAGGAAGGAATAAGAGCGAAAGTGGAGCTAGCAACAAAATTTGCAATCAGTTATCAGGATGGGAAATTTGATGTACGTGGTGATCCAGCCTATGTGAGGGCTTGTTGTGAAGCGAGTTTGAAGCGGCTTGATGTGGACTGCATTGATCTCTATTATCAACATCGCATCGATACACGTGTGCCCATTGAAGTCACG ATAGGAGAGCTCAAGAAACTGGTTGAAGAGGGTAAAATAAAGTATATAGGTCTGTCTGAGGCCTCAGCTTCAACAATTCGAAGAGCACATGCTGTTCATCCAATAACAGCGGTACAGTTGGAGTGGTCATTGTGGGCCAGAGATGTCGAGGAAGAGATTATTTCCACTTGCAG AGAGCTTGGAATAGGGATTGTTGCATACAGTCCACTTGGAAGAGGATTCTTCTCTTCAGGTCCAAAGCTGGTCGAGAATTTGGCTGAAGGTGACTGCCGAAAG GATATGCCAAGGTTTCAAGCAGAGAATTTGGAGCACAACAAGAACTTGTATGAGCGGGTCAATGCCATTGCTTCAAGGAAGGGTTGTACTCCATCACAGCTAGCATTGGCCTGGGTCCATCACCAAGGCAATGATGTTTGCCCCATACCTGGCACTACCAAGATTGAGAACCTCAATCAGAATATAGGAGCTTTGTCTGTAAAACTGTCAGCCGAGGAAATGGCGGAACTTGAATCTATTGCTTCTGCGGGAGTCAAGGGTGATAGGTATGGGCCTGGCCTTGGTACTTGGCAAACTTCTGAAACTCCACCTTTGTCAACCTGGAAGAGAACATGA